In one Terriglobales bacterium genomic region, the following are encoded:
- a CDS encoding ABC transporter ATP-binding protein, with translation MSTASISSTKAACVENRILLQNVSKFYGEVLGVNRVNLSIPTGVTGLVGPNGSGKTTLMNLITGLIRPTQGRVSVLGMSPDRPEELFRKVGYCAQFDSFPKGVTGFSFVYNTLRLHGLDDHESVRLTLEALERVSMTEAANRKVAGYSKGMRQRIRLAQAIAHHPTVLILDEPLNGLDPMARAESLELFQALGKEGLYVIISSHILHEVDKMSDQVILMSSGYVVAEGQIHAVRTEVKEHPMQILVRCSDPNLLASRVFAQDHVVEAKLVDDGKGVLVRTRDADAFYLLLNQLVVKDNISLETVAPADDDVNSVYQYLIGSENKTI, from the coding sequence GTGTCCACTGCGTCCATTTCGTCCACGAAAGCCGCCTGCGTGGAGAACCGCATCCTGCTGCAGAACGTTTCCAAGTTTTATGGCGAAGTTCTCGGTGTAAATCGCGTGAATCTGTCGATTCCGACTGGTGTCACGGGATTGGTTGGCCCAAACGGCTCGGGCAAGACCACGTTAATGAATTTGATTACGGGCCTGATTCGTCCGACGCAGGGCCGCGTTTCCGTTCTGGGAATGTCGCCGGATCGGCCGGAAGAGCTTTTTCGAAAGGTCGGCTATTGCGCGCAGTTCGATTCATTCCCGAAAGGGGTCACCGGATTTTCGTTCGTGTATAACACGCTCCGCCTGCACGGACTCGACGATCACGAATCCGTGCGTTTGACGCTCGAAGCTTTGGAACGCGTGAGCATGACCGAAGCCGCGAATCGCAAAGTTGCCGGATATAGCAAAGGCATGCGTCAGAGGATTCGATTAGCACAGGCAATCGCGCATCATCCGACGGTGCTCATTCTTGATGAGCCGCTGAATGGCCTGGATCCGATGGCGCGCGCCGAATCGCTGGAGCTCTTTCAGGCGCTTGGCAAAGAAGGGCTGTACGTGATCATCTCCAGCCACATTCTTCACGAAGTCGACAAGATGTCGGATCAGGTAATCCTCATGAGCAGCGGATACGTGGTTGCCGAAGGACAGATTCACGCTGTGCGCACTGAAGTGAAAGAACACCCAATGCAGATTCTCGTGCGCTGCTCTGACCCGAATTTGCTGGCCTCACGAGTCTTCGCGCAGGATCATGTAGTCGAAGCCAAGCTCGTGGACGACGGCAAAGGCGTGCTCGTCCGCACGCGCGACGCCGACGCTTTCTATCTGCTGCTGAACCAGCTCGTCGTAAAAGACAACATCTCGCTAGAAACCGTCGCGCCAGCTGATGACGACGTGAATTCGGTCTATCAGTACCTGATCGGATCGGAGAACAAGACGATATGA
- a CDS encoding ABC transporter ATP-binding protein has product MTPVIEFDSLEVRFGARAVLKQLRGELRGRCIGLLGPNGSGKSTLLNTLLGFYPPAQGTARIFGKDIGVHSRELRGLIGYMPESDAFISNMTGVHFVRYMAELSGVPSAQALERAHEALFYVGLGEVRYRKVGTYSLGMKQLAKLAQAIAHGPKLVFLDEPTNGLDPPARTRMIQLIREIRDSGDMHVVISSHLLRDVDECCDEVIILRNGNIAGICNIEEERRLNRKFLELETHGEDNSFADAVQQLGCECALFGKGRMKVVLPESIEIRELYKIAAQREVQIRRMNYRRDSLEDIFLKAMEEVGARNGSL; this is encoded by the coding sequence ATGACGCCAGTCATCGAATTCGACAGCCTGGAAGTTCGCTTCGGCGCGCGCGCAGTACTCAAGCAGCTCCGAGGCGAGCTTCGCGGGCGCTGCATTGGCTTGCTCGGTCCCAACGGGTCGGGCAAGTCAACGCTGCTGAACACGCTGCTCGGCTTCTATCCGCCGGCGCAAGGCACAGCACGCATCTTCGGCAAAGATATCGGCGTACACAGCCGCGAGCTGCGCGGACTGATCGGCTACATGCCGGAGAGCGACGCCTTTATCTCCAACATGACAGGCGTGCACTTCGTCCGCTACATGGCGGAACTTTCGGGAGTGCCGTCGGCGCAAGCACTGGAACGTGCTCACGAAGCGCTCTTCTATGTCGGACTCGGCGAAGTTCGCTATCGCAAAGTGGGAACATACTCGCTCGGCATGAAGCAGCTTGCGAAGCTGGCGCAGGCGATTGCGCATGGCCCCAAATTGGTATTCCTCGACGAACCGACCAATGGCCTCGATCCGCCGGCGCGCACGCGCATGATTCAGCTCATTCGCGAGATTCGCGATTCCGGAGACATGCACGTCGTGATCTCGTCGCATCTGTTACGCGATGTGGATGAGTGCTGCGATGAAGTCATCATTCTCCGGAATGGGAACATCGCCGGCATTTGCAACATAGAAGAAGAGCGGCGGCTGAATCGCAAGTTTCTCGAACTCGAAACGCATGGCGAAGATAACTCATTCGCCGACGCCGTCCAGCAACTTGGCTGCGAGTGCGCGCTGTTCGGAAAGGGAAGGATGAAGGTTGTGCTGCCGGAATCGATCGAGATTCGTGAGCTCTACAAGATCGCCGCGCAGCGAGAGGTGCAAATCCGCCGTATGAACTATCGTCGCGACTCGCTCGAAGACATCTTCCTCAAAGCCATGGAAGAAGTGGGGGCACGCAATGGCAGTCTATAA